CGATCCCAAAAATGGGATAGCGGGAAAGCTTATAACGAGATGGCCgccatttgattttatttttggataaattatctgaaaaataattataaacataTGAAGTGCAGAGGGAAGAACGAAGTGCGGAGAGATCTGAGGGAAGGTTAGGGTTTAGTCTCAACTCAAATTTGAAGGGTAGAAACGTCGGTGAAGGAATGTTAGGATTGAGTCTCAACTCAActtaaatttgattgaaaaactcaaaatcaaccttaaaacattttaaatttaaGGGATAATTTCGGTTTTTCAGAGGGGAAAGGGATAGTGGGAAAGAACCCGCTTTGGGCCGGGAACTACTCCGCCCCTTGTACCTGCTATTCACCCTATGGCGGCTACCATAGTGTTCTGCACCGCTAAGGCTCTTCCTCGTAGCAGCCGCCCTCAACCCCACTCTACTATAGCGGCATAGCGCTGGTAATCCTTCTAGTCTGTAATTGAAATTGCGTTGTGTAGTTCATGTTAATTATGAAAACaaatttcaaatgtttgtgtggGAGCATATGTGGAGTTGCAGATCATAATGAATTTTATCGCGAATGTGGTTTGATTGTCACAGATATAGACCTGGAACATGGATTTGGAAGGCTAGGGGCTTAAAGGTGTGTGATTATGATGTACCAGAGACAACATGCCTCATATTAGTTGGTCCAAGTCAATCTGGGAAAAGTAGTCTCATAAATAGAATCTCCAAGGTCTTCGACGACGACAAGTTCGCACCCGCAAGAGCACAAGTATCATGTATTCATTCCATCAACATGTCTTTTTTACATGATCAGactaaataacttttcattgaccTAAGAAATTTTCATTGCATTTATCTTTTGATGCTAGATAACTCACTAGGGAATGGAACATGCTTCCTCCATGAGTATATGATTCCAAGAAACTCAAACTCTATCTGTCTGTATGATACACGTAGTTTGTCAGATAATTCTCATGAGAACAACCAAATGCTCAAGAATTGGATGACAAAAGGTGTTCGTCATGGAGAGTTTGTTCTCAGGtttgaatatttaaatttaagTAATTAACATTCACAATATTATACAAAATGCTAATATTTACATCACGTTTTACAAATTCTCTATCAGGACTACAGATGATCCGAGACTGAGTGAAAGTTTGAGGTGGTTTAAAGGAGACAAAAAAGGTTCCGTTTCCGATAAGAGTAGAAAAGTTAATTCTGTAATATATGTCCTTGATGGTCTTTCGATTCTGAATACAATGAAGACTGGTGGTGGTGGTTGGGAAACACCGTATATTAAAATGGTTGTTTCTAGTTTCAATTGCCCATTCCTGTCATTTAAAGGTATTTTCCAAACTATCTTATGCGCTTTCCTCGGATAAATTCGATAGAATCAAGGCCACATCACTAACTGACTCCACTCCCTCTCTTTGATTAATCTTTCCTCTTTGCATATAGACCCTTGAGGACAGTAGTCAATCTGATAGTTTATTTCTATTGCCTACAGATGACAAACCTGTGCTTGTTTTTACTCACGGGGATCTCCTATCTCTCTCTGACCGTGCTCGTGTTCGTGCATATTTGGGGGATCTATTGGAAATTCCACCAACAACGCAAATTTTTGACATCCCTGGTAGACTTTCAACTTTTGTTACCATCCTTTCGTTGAATAATCTTTGATTTCGttgaattaatataaatttaacaaTTTCTTGATTATCCTGCAGACTGTGATGGCCCGGAGACTGAATCTGCCATAACTGGAATGTTAAGACATACTCTTGAGCACGCTGATAGGAATTTTCCTCTGAAACCCAATGTTATGAATAAGGTATGACAGAGTGAAACCGCTCGAAAGTTGATAACAATGACTAAAGGCACATTTTAACAAAACCTCATTAAATTTTCATACTG
The Vicia villosa cultivar HV-30 ecotype Madison, WI linkage group LG6, Vvil1.0, whole genome shotgun sequence genome window above contains:
- the LOC131609214 gene encoding uncharacterized protein LOC131609214; this encodes MGGGSILSSNGIHEDFHFPRDDDLGLEDEGNRVNENNGLDFEQVSVENAKTSSCTDSVVSERKKGTSIDQEILQSFNELKIDSESLKKGKKKILRYRPGTWIWKARGLKVCDYDVPETTCLILVGPSQSGKSSLINRISKVFDDDKFAPARAQVSYNSLGNGTCFLHEYMIPRNSNSICLYDTRSLSDNSHENNQMLKNWMTKGVRHGEFVLRTTDDPRLSESLRWFKGDKKGSVSDKSRKVNSVIYVLDGLSILNTMKTGGGGWETPYIKMVVSSFNCPFLSFKDDKPVLVFTHGDLLSLSDRARVRAYLGDLLEIPPTTQIFDIPDCDGPETESAITGMLRHTLEHADRNFPLKPNVMNKVFKISAFLFMILLILGIEIAVGSAQNKFMNQCHAPQSQGPQPQACSSEVHEMHPNLKVPKKKPKIKRPKQKVSDKEPKIEWHKIRHIW